A window from Vigna angularis cultivar LongXiaoDou No.4 chromosome 7, ASM1680809v1, whole genome shotgun sequence encodes these proteins:
- the LOC108337702 gene encoding AP2-like ethylene-responsive transcription factor At1g16060: MARKSQKTLKNTDTNNNTAKRTRKTVPRDSPPQRSSIYRGVTRHRWTGRYEAHLWDKNCWNESQSKKGRQVYLGAYDDEEAAARAYDLAALKYWGQDTILNFPLTNYEEKLKEMEGQSKEEYIGSLRRKSSGFSRGVSKYRGVARHHHNGRWEARIGRVLGNKYLYLGTYATQEEAAAAYDMAAIEYRGANAVTNFDVSRYINWPGPKSEEEHKNVAINENVNSNGDIELGFVSHEHGSITDENTTEHVAQSTESNPSRRTFPEDIQTIFESQGPDIYTENDDIIFGDLGSFGAPIFHFELDV; encoded by the exons ATGGCCAGAAAATCGCAGAAAACCCTCAAGAACACTGACACCAACAACAACACTGCAAAACGCACACGCAAAACCGTTCCGAGAGACTCACCACCACAACGAAGTTCAATCTATAGGGGTGTCACAAG acatCGTTGGACTGGTCGGTATGAGGCTCATCTCTGGGACAAAAACTGTTGGAATGAATCGCAGAGCAAGAAAGGAAGACAAG TGTATCTAG GGGcgtatgatgatgaagaagccgCGGCGCGTGCTTATGATTTGGCAGCATTGAAGTACTGGGGCCAAGATACCATTCTCAATTTCCCA TTAACAAATTATGAGGAGAAGCTCAAGGAAATGGAGGGTCAATCGAAAGAAGAATACATTGGATCCTTGAGAAG AAAAAGCAGTGGATTTTCTCGAGGAGTTTCAAAATACCGAGGTGTAGCAAG ACACCACCATAATGGAAGATGGGAAGCTCGAATTGGAAGGGTCTTGGGCAACAAATACCTGTATCTTGGAACATATG CTACACAAGAAGAGGCAGCAGCAGCATATGACATGGCAGCCATAGAATACAGAGGAGCTAATGCTGTTACAAACTTTGACGTGAGCCGTTATATCAATTGGCCAGGTCCTAAAAGTGAAGAAGAGCACAAAAATGTTGctataaatgaaaatgtaaacTCTAATGGCGATATTGAACTAGGATTTGTTTCACATGAACATGGTTCAATCACTGATGAGAACACAACAGAGCATGTAGCACAATCTACAGAGTCAAATCCTTCTCGTCGCACATTCCCAGAAGACATTCAAACAATTTTTGAGAGTCAAGGACCAGACATCTATACTGAAAATGATGATATCATTTTTGGTGATTTGGGTTCATTTGGGGCACCAATTTTTCATTTCGAGCTTGATGTTTAG